TAGGTGTTAAATAAAATGGgaataaaagggaaataaaattcaaattacatgcaaaaagtaaaactaaaagaAAGTTAAAATCGTAAGTATATGAACTGTTGTAGCAATCAAGCTCTTCTCTGTGCTGCAATACTGTACATGTTAATATGTGTGTGCGCTCTATCACTCAGGCCTGGGCTGGGGTCTATTCGGGGTGTGTGTTATGCGTCTGCGGGGACCAGGTTGTGGCTGGGGAGTGGTTGTGGTCTCTGCTGCTGCCCTGCTCCTGGTAGCAGCCATCGGACTGGCGCTGGCCCTCATCCTCACACGTGAGTCGGACTGATGTTTGCAGTGATTCTATGAATTCAACTGCACCATAaagcatgtatttatttattaatattattatttagaaTAAGTAATTACTTTTTTCTATAGAACAAACCTTTTCTCTGACTAGACGATCTGTCATATTTCCGTCATGTGTTGCTATTTTCTGTCCATGATGTAGAGATCAAAGGTCAGGCAGTAGAGGAGCAGTTGCTGCCCACCAGCCCTCCAGACCTGCTGAGTGCAGGAGCGTCCCACACTTTACCCACAATTCCTGCCAACAGAAGTCAGCAGGACAGTTCATCAGCACCGCAGCCCGCTAAGATCCCCCCATCTGAAACACGTAGGACACTCAAACAATATGCCCACTTACTTTAatattgtaatgtaatataaaacatttaaaacatttacaaggTAAATTTCTTTACCTGGaggccttttctttttttagtgaTTTAGACAAgacattattttctgtctccCAGGTTGTGGAGGAGTTTTGACTGAAGCAGAGGGCAGTTTCAGTTCACCTAACCACCCCGGCTCCTACCCCACCAActccctgtgtgtgtgggtgatcAGAGTCCCGCCCCCCTCCTTGGTCCAGATCCATGTTTCCTCCCTGAACGTGGAGGGTCCATCTCCCTGCCTGTTTGACTGGCTGGAGGTGCAGGAGCAGATAGAGCAGAGCTCTGTGGTCACCAGGTTGGTCGCTGATCACTTGTCACAACACATGCGTGACACACTCTCAGGACGGTGGAATCACTCCTCATTTTACATTATACACTCATACTCCCTTGTCAGCTGTTATTTTCATAATACAGTGCGTAGCTCACTTTTAAAAGGTTCTGCTTGTGTTAAAAAGTTTATATATTTGCTACATATTTTGGGTTGCACATAGATTTTTCTGAGATAAATTCCAAAACCAcctacaatgtaaatgtaataagtTCCTACCATCTGCTAAGTGTTTGGAGGACTTTACTATTGAAGGAAAGGTAAAGTATGGATGTGTTTTCTGGCAAATTTGagtgaataaaaatgtcagacagaCCTGAAATTCAAACCTACGCAACAGTAActttttaaagcaacatttttataGGTTTTACCTGAAGGAACATTGTTAGGGTTCATGTCATTACCTTAAAAAGTTGGTAGATGGCACTGCTGGTCTGTGCATGATTGGGGAGTACTTCTAGGTACTGAATGCTTCTTGGAAATATTTCATTACATGTAAATACTTTGACCTTTTTGTTACTTGCATTCTTGGAAAGTGTTGTAACATGATTCATGAAATTCTAAAAATGTTACACAACTCTTGCTTACAAATCCTCTCAAGAATTTACAGGGTGAAGTTCAGACTAAAAGCTCCAAACTGTAatatggagggaaaaaaagttcCAATAAAATTCTACATTTCTCTCCTGCAGGTTCTGTGGAAACGTAGCGCCACCAACAgtcaacacaaacagcagcacgGTGTGGGTCACCTTCCGATCTGATGGCAGCATTGCAGGCAGCGGCTTCACAGCACAGTACAAGGCCATCCTGCCTGGACACAGtcagtaatgtgtgtgtgtgtgtgtgtgtaactgcaTGTGATATACATGAATACTTTTTCTAATGCTCATTTGCATCTATGTGCATATGTTCTctcagagagctgctccagagAAGAGTTCATGTGTGACAGTGGTCGCTGTCTGctgcctgtgtctgtgtgtgacgGTCATCCAAACTGCCAAGACCAAACAGACGAGGCGAactgcagccataaaaacaaGGGTGAGAACATGCAAACTAAGTTAGAAACATACTATAGAGAAAAgttacacacttttttttaaaagccctagttgcttctgttttttcacAGAATGTGGTGGGCAGAAGAGCGGGCCGTATGGTTACCTGGCAAGTCCAAACCACCCCAGGCCTTATCCTCACCAGCAGGTACATTCACTGCCAAACACACTCCAAACTGGCTATTACAGGACTGATAAACTTGTGTTTTTCACTAATCTTGGGTTCCCCTGTTTGCCATCAGTTGTGTATATGGTACATATCTGTTGACGAGGGTCACTTCATCACACTGAGCTTCAGAAACTTCAGTCTGGAGACTCAGGATGTGTGTGAGTTTGACTATGTGGAGGTGCACGACAGCGTCGACACTGGAGCTGGTCGAGTTCTGGGAAGGTGAGACATATCGaagtcttcatttttttttgcatgtcaaatgtttagttagATTCCTACCCTGCTATTACAGCTTCAACTGCCTGGACAGTAACTGTAGCTTCAGTTATCCTTTCGTTGCTGTTTAAATCCTGTATGATAAGAATAAACAAGGGTAAATGTGTCTTCCTTTATGTAAGTTATATAACCACAATGTTCTGAAGCCCCTTTTGTTTGCTTTGCCTTTGTCTCAGGTTTTGTGGTACCAGCTTCCCACCAGACCTGACCTCCTCTGGCCCCCACATGACTGTGGTGTTTGTGGCTGATGAGGGAGTGGCCGACAGCGGCTTCAACGCAACATATCAGGCTGTGTCTCTACTGGATAGTGAGTTCTTGCTTTTGTTAAGCTAattcattcagttcagttcatttaTCCATTGCCTCTGATCTTCCTGTAttcccttttcttctcctttctttgATGCCTTTTCCTTCCTCAAATGAAATGACCTCATTTGACCATATTTCTTCTCCTTACTTCCTTTTGCTCTATATGACCTACATTTATTCTCCAAAAACTGGGAGCAGCTGTTAACGCCATGCTTCTTCCTTTGCTCTTCACATAGTCTCTTTTTGCTTTCTATAACCGactcctgtgtttgttttttcaagggACATGTGGTCCTAGCCAGTTTGCATGCAGTACAGGAGAGTGTCTTCAGCCGCAGTGGTTGTGTGATGGATGGAACGACTGCTCTGATGGAGCAGATGAGCAGGGCTGCGGCAACTCCACCTACCCTCCTTTCAGTGAGTCCATGCTATCTCTGACCCCAATCAGAGGGCTGCTAGACTGTCACAGATACAGCGGTGTTTGTTTCCAGCACCACTGAGAAGAAAATGCAAGAAGTTTGGCTGTTGAAATCacccataaaataaaaaacaaaccctATCAGAATTAAAACTCAAAGAAACTAAATGTTAAGGCCTTGACTTTATAGATAAGTGTAAAATAAGAACAGGAATGATTTCCTTTCTCCATGCCGCCAGCTTCATCATGCGAGTTCATAGAGGTAGAGATGTGTCAGGGCCTCAGCTACAACCTCACCTCCTTCCCCAACATCTGGCTGTCCATTGCTGATCAAAGAGAAGCTGCCACACTCCTACAACAGTATCGGGTAAGAGCTACTTTCATAACCTACCTTTTATTTCATGTTACTGATCTGCCATCTTTAAAAATTGGGCCTCTtggaagcacaaacacacacaatcaaagaATGAACTGACCGCTGTAGCTTCTTCAACAGCTGTACAGCAGTTTCAACCCACACACTTAACCTTCTCGTCCAAGGTGTTGATGGAGCTGGCATGCTTCGAGCCCCTGCGGAAGCTGGTGTGCGGGATGTTCCTGCCCCAGTGCAGCCCTCACGGTGGCGTCCTCCAGCCCTGCCGTTCAGTCTGCTCCTCAGCCGAGCAGCAATGCAGCCAAGCCCTGGACCTCTTCTCCTTCAGCTGGCCCTTCAACTGCCACCTCCTGCCTGACTCACAGGACCCCATGGAGTGCTCACTGCCTTGATGCCTCAACATCAACAATGCCTTAACGTTACCGCTGTGTTGTTAGTGAGagatcatatcatatcataccTGGTCTGCTCCAAAACAGACATCTGGCACCAGATGGAGTGTTTGAGGACTGAAAGGCCTGAACTTCAAAGAACTGGAGACCAGGCCAGTTTTTCACAGCAGGTCCACAGCATTAAAGAGTTGTGTTGTAGCAAGCAGACTGACTTCCAG
This region of Thunnus maccoyii chromosome 6, fThuMac1.1, whole genome shotgun sequence genomic DNA includes:
- the LOC121899178 gene encoding membrane frizzled-related protein translates to MSDLSQVAVYSDSSDIYKNVFCNPAFELEGEREERVEGFRTSSSTPEPIKPPAAGLGWGLFGVCVMRLRGPGCGWGVVVVSAAALLLVAAIGLALALILTQIKGQAVEEQLLPTSPPDLLSAGASHTLPTIPANRSQQDSSSAPQPAKIPPSETRCGGVLTEAEGSFSSPNHPGSYPTNSLCVWVIRVPPPSLVQIHVSSLNVEGPSPCLFDWLEVQEQIEQSSVVTRFCGNVAPPTVNTNSSTVWVTFRSDGSIAGSGFTAQYKAILPGHKSCSREEFMCDSGRCLLPVSVCDGHPNCQDQTDEANCSHKNKECGGQKSGPYGYLASPNHPRPYPHQQLCIWYISVDEGHFITLSFRNFSLETQDVCEFDYVEVHDSVDTGAGRVLGRFCGTSFPPDLTSSGPHMTVVFVADEGVADSGFNATYQAVSLLDRTCGPSQFACSTGECLQPQWLCDGWNDCSDGADEQGCGNSTYPPFTSSCEFIEVEMCQGLSYNLTSFPNIWLSIADQREAATLLQQYRVLMELACFEPLRKLVCGMFLPQCSPHGGVLQPCRSVCSSAEQQCSQALDLFSFSWPFNCHLLPDSQDPMECSLP